The genomic DNA TTGTACATCGGTAAAATTTCTCCccaatcttataatttatttattcttaggCTTGCACAGCAGTGTTGAaagcaaagaaaaagtaattgaaagaaataataaatgccttaatattttattcaagatatattaatgttattactGTTTTATACTGTACAATCTTATCTCATATTTTCTTGGAATTTCTTTCTTCGTgctacaattttttgtaaaatcgtGAGAAAAGCACAAGGATAGTTGCGGTTTTAACACGCATGTGAAAGAAAATGCAGTAATAGTTATTATGAGAGCTGCACCGACGctggataaaattattgcttttcTTAAGGTGGATTTAATGTTTGCTTGTTGTTGGCCTCTACCACCAACTGCCACGAAGTTTCAGATAATTCGTGACAGAATATTTCGATTCTTATCAGGCGTAAACggtgcatttataattattgaattaatatattcgatCAGTAATCATCTTGATAATGTATacttaattatgcaattagcTTGTGCATTAGGTATCTTTTGTGAGGTTCCAttgcagatatttttatttactcaaCAGCATGATCGCTTACAAGTAAGAGAAACAGCAGTTATCTTTatgtattaatcaataatatatacactgCACAgaaaataagtattttgtattaatattttgtacacaaaacatttttgcacgtacatatacattacatagataattttattatacataacaataaaataagaaaattgtattaattccttatataatcattttattatgcatatatatatatatatatatatatatatatatatatatatatatgtatattgcacaATATAACCATGttgcatacataaaataaatataaatatttcgagattatcggaagaatttttaattattccaatttttatcttgacatatgttaACATGACATATGTTACAACTTTAAAAAACCTTCAAAAGGTTTTAGCCTGCgcatctattatttatttaatgagacCTTTCGATGGAGGGACAAGAGTGCACGCAAACCCACACATATCGaactgtattattatattttgtttcgcgCGCAGTGAAAACACCGGATGATGTGAGGTAGATCTCGCATTGTGGATAGTTGCAAAACCACACATGGATCTGTGTAATTACAGATttctcagtttttttttaatcattaaaaatgtttaaaaattaaacatttatttgttaataacttttagataaatattgtacggttgcaaaaactttttaaaaattactcatTGTCAGAATTGTAATTTtgacaatacatatatgtcaaGATTAAGATTATGGTCATTTTGGAGACTGGTTTcagtaattaaaacaaaaatatttattcttattttatacatgtgtaATATGAttgtgtaatgtatatatgcaataatgttataagtacagttatgattttttaaattctatacatatatacaatatttactaTAGACATTACTATTAtaagcttttaaaaaatttttacagattaatatgtaatataccattatttttacaattattaatatattggaattttgtattattaaaactattttaaaattttaattgacaaaatgatattatttacattcttttacttatataaatacaattaagcATATATAGAacgtgtataataaatttagcgaaataataaattattataggcTATGTATGGCATAAATCACTGAATATTATCCTAATTTAAataaggaaaattttattgatccGAGTCACATaatctattttgaaaaagatatatagagtgtggaaatcatttaaatatataataaaaaaatgttaatttttaatttttacttaattttcttaaaaataaaatttcttacaaaaaaattttattcaatatttttgatttatgtttaataaagaatCAATTCTTTTTGATTGTACTATGTTTCTCTAcctactttatattttatatataaaaataaataaaatataacgaataaattaaatgtcttCTATACCAACAATGTTCTCATCTAATGTctaagtacataaaaaattaataattatatctttttcactCTCATTCGAAACTTACAGAGTGTAATTTGTACAATGGAAGATTGTTATAAACGAGCAAATGCTGAGGAGAAGAATGTGtttcaacaatatattaataaatatatattactgtaTGGAACTACCTTGACTTTGACTGCTGCATCTTTAGTTGGTTCACTTTTAGTGCCACTGATTCGATCTCGTATGTTTCCGCTAGAGATAGAATATCCATTTCGCGTTGATTATCAACCGATGacagcaataatttattttcatcaagCACTCGGTATGTATCAAGTCTCTTGTCAAGTAAGCGCTAATGTTTTTCTCGCTCTTTTATTATGGTTTACGACGGCACGTTTCGAGATTTTGTCCAACAAATTCCGTACGATCACGAAGTATTCTGAAtggaaaacatatatacaggaACATCAAGAAATCTTaaggtaataattaaaaattatgattagcATAAAATTTCAGTGTAAGTCGatcaattttatagttttatagaaataaattttgcattaaatttgacactttataattttgatttctattaattattatatcagagGTCTCTTTTACTCTGACCattctaagaatttttattgtttctaatgttctgaaaatatatcaccaaaaaaatatattagatgtgtcaaagaaatgaatttaatgttTGTAAAAACTTCTTTCCGAAATAATTTCCTGGAATTATTATTCCATGACTTTTTGgtgatataatgaaaattttgtattaatgtaaaattatgtttaaagcaatttcttattacaatgttttttttttcatatgatttaattaaccATGAAATTcttaagtattaaaataaatatcgttacAGATATGCCACAGAAATGAGCAATTCCATCGCCCACGTAGTGTTATCATCGCTCGGTGTTAGTACTGTAACGCTAGTGTTCGGTGGCGTTACATTTCTCAGCGTGtgtatttagattttttattacaatcgtTAATCAAcactgttaaataaaatttaattaatacattttatccaacatttataaatagcgATTCCCGCTACccgtaaaaattcaatatataatcgtaTGCTCCACATCATTGACAAAAGTACTTTTATGTGCCTGGCCAGCTGAGTATCTAATGAGAACAGTAAATTTAaatggataaaattattagaaaatattatgcaaaatataatgattgtatttttaaatcgtatTTCAGAGTTCTAACATTGCTGAGGCAGCTTATAATTCATTATGGTATAATCAAAGCATTGATTCACGAAAGATTATGCTATACACTTTGCTCCGGTGTCAACGAGGTGTAGTTATATCTGTTCCCGGATTATTAAAAGCTTTATCTTTTCAACATTATGCCTGTGTGAGATAATACAttctgcaatattattttaattacatgtaGAATGTGCATCGTAATTCATGATAGAACTAAAGAAAACATAATTACttataccaaaaaaaaaagaaaaactttatttattgtgattccagaaaaattatttatagtattattagtATTGTTATAGTTTTAAGCACAATCCacttaaatttacaaattaattttaataattttgcagtaTCTTTCGACGGCCTTTTCGTATTTAACAACGTTTCGAATAATTCTTTCTGACGatgataaagtataatttaaaagaatttactaAATTTCGTAAAAGAGAACTACTTTATCTctatagttaataatataaaagaatatattgtttgtttagagtaaaatattaaaacaattatacgcaaataaattgtaataattattttcttaacttCATCCACAATCttgatcaaaatttatgaattgcacagtttaactttattaagtttatctttctatttaacctttttgcattaatgcaataaataaaatattattaacaaatttagtataaatagaaaaaatataaaacagtaattataaatataaatgaaacaaaatatatttgatttatattggacgaaaatataaacttttattttcatccaGAAATAGTGttcttatctatattttattttatcttatttatattttatttttctttgttttatttgttttatataaataaaacaaataaaatttaaatatcgtatttacaattttcaatctaattattactttacagtaaaacattaaaaattttattatgttttagtttttattcttttgtttaaatatattacaatattctttacaagtattaaatagatattttttgtttgttacaAGTTTTGAGCTATCTAATATTTCTCTTGTTTTTTCcctacatttaaaaattatttaatagatgttgcaaaaatcgaataaagtaatatttacactttaataaaattctcttctgCATGTCTGCATTTCTATTTCCACGCGATACTATTTCACTCAATGTAGCAAGAGAaacattattatgataataattcaagATAAAGGAAACTACTATTGCACGTTATAGCCGTTATATTTCTAAACCAtctgcataatttattaatacatacgtTCACGCATAAGCTCTAAAGATAGGAAAATAAGACTAAGTAATAATCAGTAAGTATAATCTCATCTAAATGTAATAACAtgcattttgtaatatttaatgcatttgGCATACAAGAGAGagcgtatttttctttttaatgtgatAGCTCCTTGAagttttcttgattttttttatctttacgaAGTAAGTTATTTTACATGAACTTCTTCATAAGATTGTAAGAATACTGCAAGGACAATTCCGGTTGAAACAATTCAATCGGAACATATAATTGCTTATCGAAAAAGGCAGCCTCAATTATTATGAGGAAAGTTACGTTAGAGAAAGTTATTGCATTTCTGAAAGTGGATTTATTATTTGCCTGTTGTTGGCCAGTATCGCGAGACGCAACaagatttcaaattatttgtgataaaatatttcgtctaGTCTCAAGCTTGCACggaatattgttaattatcgaattaatatatacaattatttatcgtattGATAATGTTCAAATGTTTATGCAATCAAGCGTCGCAGTGGGTTTATTATCTGAAGTTCCGCTGCAAATACTGTTGTTTACTTTGCAGCACGACCGTTTGCAAGTAAGAAACtagaaatcatttaataattattactaatcaaataattattattctaattttcattcattatttatgcaatttttttatgcaatataatgttgcatttctattttatgtgtttaatttcaatattatgtatatatttttttttatattttataatttttccttttttttatcaattattttaataatactaaatatgTAAAGCatagtacatatatttaatagaacattaatttatatggctttatcatcaaaatatttaatgttaaaaattataaaataataaaaaaatagatggcaatgaatttaattaaaaaaattaattaaaaaaaatatgtcgtaTATGTTCTGTAttggcattttttatattttgaaattgtggattaagttttctaattttattcgtattatTGCAATCAAAAATCATATCAATGTTACGTCACAAAagtcgttaaatttttttattaattatttctgagatatatcaattgaaaatttttgtatttttcttatgtaaaatttaattttaacaaatgaaacatatcttaaattaaatatcgcttttttaattgtgtaggtagtaattttcaaaatggaaaattattatcgccaGGCGAAACCAGAAGAGAGGgatgtatttcaaaaatacattgataaatacatatacttttACATAACGATATTAGGCATGATTACCCTAGCGCTCTTCAATTCAATTTTGGAGCCACTATTTTTTGGACTTAATTCGTTACcgcttgtaataaaatatccatTTGCCGTTGATCACCAGCCATTGCGAGCAATCGTGTATTTGCATCATACGTTCGGAATATATTAAGCTTATTGCCAAGTGAGCTCTAACGTTTTTCTTGCTCTTTTACTATGGTTTACATCTGCGCGGTTTGAAATCTTGTCCCAAAAGTTTCGCACAGCTACGAACTACTCCGACTGGAGAAAATGTATCAAAGAACATCAAGAACTCTTACAGTATGTCagttcatattaaatttaaactattaatCTAATCATTTATCATCTTTGATTAATGTTGCGTTTATTAATCTTgtgtttaacatttatttttatatagccattaaatgttttttttacaaacatattttatattacatattaaactatcaaaaaattgtacaatgtgaacaaatttttgaaatgtaatGTCATATATGGtgtttatatagttttatattatatgaaaatatatttaaaaaatttgccatatttaattaattagttacaaaattactattatataatctattgtTATAGGTTTGCGCAAGAAATGAGTTTATCTATTTCGTATGTAGTGTTATCGTTGCTCGGTAGTAGCACCTATTCACTAGTATTTGGCGGTGTTACGATTCTcagcgtgtgtgtatattccttatattagaatattttgttttttaagtaagaaaaaaatgaattctctacggtaaaaaaaaattaaacgtttaaagagaaatttaaaaaatttttccaaataagaataaaaacaaagcgaatacaaaagaaaaaaataaaacgttaaTATACTCAgatattcacattttattttttattatctcaagatcaacattatatattagtgacatttttataatgttattataatttttgtcgaTAATACACccgacatttttttatatagcggCTACCGTTATCCGCAAAAGCAGAGTTTATTGTCGTATGTATTTCATCATTGATGAAGGTATTTTTATGCGCTTGGCCGGCTGATTATTTGATGACTATAGtaagttttgataaaattaatcaatcgaaacaaatataaatgccTGCTACAGTGCTATTCAAAgaccttaaaaaaatattttgcatagagTTCAGACATCGGGGATGCTGCACATGATTCGTTATGGTATGAACATGAAATTAATTCACAGAAGATTATGTTGTACGTTTTGCTCCGTTGTCAACAACCTGTAATTATAACAGTTCCTGGCTTACTAGCAGCTTTAACTTTTCAACATTATACCTCTGTAAGAGAAACACCTTACTTTTCATTATACTAGTCACTTCTTGTTAATatgattttgattattttttaaatctttgtacttgtattttcattttctattttattttttattttatgagtattgataatttatatatatatatatatatatatatatatatatatataaattttgctatgtatttgtatttaaaagattttttaaataattttgcagtaCGTCTCAATGGCATTCTCTTTTCTGACAACATTTCGAATAATTCTTTCTGAAGATAACACAGGATAATGCAAAACGAAAATTAGTTTCCTTAGATTTTTTTGattgtataagaaattaaacgaAAAGCACCAATGTTGTacatggaaataaaattttgtgtattaataaaaataattattaatttaattaagttttttgctgttattttattttctaattgcaTCTAAATGCACTAGATAAAttgatagattaataaataatataaccattttttttatatttcttactttttacttgcatattaattgatttttactacaatttttatagatatagtaaaaataaatatattaatattagtaggtatatatgacaataaaaaatacattgtttaaaattaagcaatctaacaataaatgtaaatgtaaacgacaaaataatttgagaattatttttactacattcctctataaataaagttgtaaatttataaatataaaaaattcaaaaaaattaataataatttttatcaaagaaaatcacacacacaataaaatacatcaaaCATATGTTAGGTAAACTTtccaaaagaaattataagaaattataatatatttcaaaaaaaattatgacaacaCACTAATTTTGTACTATACTATTGTAGTGATGGTGTTATTTATGACTATCTTGTATTTTGCTTTATACTGCTCTCTCTTATCCCCCATTTTATGCCTATGGTAATCAAGATTACGCCTAGGgaagtaagaaaataattgtaccaTTACAATAGGGCTGACCATTACAATAGCGGCGATACATTATAATTCGCTAGCTTGAATAATTTGTGAACTTACACACATGACTCTGCCAGAAGCAAAACTGCAAAGCAGGAAATGTGCATGAGAGGAATTACGTGCATTacgttatctaaaatattttgtgcttACAGCACATTGTGTGGTATACGTATgaatagtaaattaaatataatacgtatCCTGCGCCAAGTCCACAAGCTACCTTTCGATGAAGTCAGTTCAAATCATATGCATGATAACATAAGAGAATAGACTTAACATTTGTAATGGCAAATACACTGACAATAGAGAAACTTATCTCGTTTTTGAAGGCCGATTTGTTATTTGCATGTTGCTGGCCATTACCACCAACTGCTACAAAATGGGAAAAAATacgtaacaaaatatttcgctGTCTTTCTATCTTGCACGGATTGATCATGGTGGTtgcgataatatatacaatttatactaatcgatcagatttatttttgataatgaaattatgcTGCGAGTTATGCACCACTACAGAGGTtccattacaaatattttgcttcTCGATGCAATACGATCGTCTCCAGGTAAgctaaagaatattatttttgacacgCACAGTTTAATagtaaaagaatagaaaaatgtatatatatttacttatgtatttatttatattcttattttttgcaaaatcataatattttatctttatttaattcatttattcaagttttgaattaaattattaacaactcattaataatattatatgtctaatattaaaaaaaatacattatttattatttgatttatatcattgttttgattttctgtaaaaattaaattttgagattattcacatatacatatacacacaaacatatttctgtacaaatgaaaaaaattagttaatataaaatttaaattatattatgtacaaagTAATACgcaatcatatttttgttcatGTCATAAATATTACTGCTCATCTAATATCATGATTGAATTACAGTATGTGATTTATGAATTGGAAGATTATTGTAAACATGCGAAACCAAAAGAGAGGAATGTTTTTCACCAATATATTGATAGttgtaaatcaatttatgtatGTTCAATTTGCGGTTTTACTGTTACCGCTCTACTTCTTATCCTTAGTCCTGTCGTAGAACCGCATCCGTTTCCTATCGACATAGAATATCCGTTTTCCGTGGACTACCAACCTTTGaagattatcatttatttacatcaCGTACTACTTATATATCAAAGTTATACGCAGGTATgcgcaaatattttcatcgctCTTTTATTGTGGTTTGTATCAGCGAGATGTGATATTTTATCCAGCAGATTTCGAGCAGTCACGAAATTTGCCGAGCTACGTGCATGTATAGAAGAACATCAAGAATTACTCTGGTAAATAATAGccaatgttatattatatatcttatattaatgtttttattttttttattgcactgTGTCTTTTCTTACCATTTGTCGCTTttctttgttttgttttttcctATCTTTTCATTGTCTCCTTtcctttaatttgaaaaagtatatgaaataaatatgagacattaaaaatgtaagaaatagaTGCaccaaatataaaaagacacGACAATGTTTtgcattgaatataaatataaagtatggAGTAAATATAAGTATAGAGAATAATATGAGTAATAAAACTCTGTGAAAGACACtacaataaattctttatacaaataattaaatttcttggaCAATGATtggaaataatagattaattacttgtttttaaataaaattatctttacaaaaaataatttttccaagcAAGTAATTTTTTTGGTTTTATTCGCACGATATTTTCTATCGAAAAAATACacaacatacatttttattgctttaatattataaaatatttttagttgcataattacgttataaaattttgaaaaatagatgTATTATTTCAGGTATGGAAAGAAAGTAACTCTTTCTGTTCGATATGTGATGTTGGCGTCGCTGGCTGTTAGTACAATAGTTATCATATTTACTGGCTGCACTTTTCTAAGCGtgagtataattattattcttatttaatgaaaatgtatattttataaaaatatatttttgcatttcttatttattaagcaCTAAACAAAAAGCTCTTTTAACATTAATCTAACaagttttttctttcacaCATGCTTGCACTATACTTATACGAAATAACTCTCATACGCATCGTGTAGTTTAGAAAACATCTTTACATTATTTGACAaagcagaaatataatataaaaattatctatacatcgtttattataattttctcttttactagCGACAACCAATATCGGTAAAAgcaacatttttaatcttctttatttCATCTCTCGCAAAAGTATATTTGTGCGCGTGGCCAGCTGACCATCTGCTAAGTGCAGTAAGTTACATTTATAGATGTAAAGATACGcgataaaaagatatgatatatatatatatatatatatatatatatatatatatatttaaaattaatattttagagcaCTGATATTACTCACGCTACGTATGACTCAATGTGGTATAACGGGAAGGttgattttcaaaagaattttgtgCACATTTTATTACGTGGCCAAGAACCTATAGCTGTAAACGTACCCTGCATGCTACCGACTGtttcgttaaattattatgcctCAGTGAGTcactgattttattatatatttttgttatgtttttattataaatatggacattatttttgcattatttaatgcattatttatttaacgaaataCATGCTTGAAACATGTACTAAATTATCTTGcacaaatacttttatttgtttttattttaaaaatatagatagaaaTAAGTTTAGAGaaagagttatttttatatatatttttgttaattatattctacagatatatccta from Cataglyphis hispanica isolate Lineage 1 chromosome 21, ULB_Chis1_1.0, whole genome shotgun sequence includes the following:
- the LOC126857326 gene encoding odorant receptor 49b-like, encoding MKLCCELCTTTEVPLQIFCFSMQYDRLQYVIYELEDYCKHAKPKERNVFHQYIDSCKSIYVCSICGFTVTALLLILSPVVEPHPFPIDIEYPFSVDYQPLKIIIYLHHVLLIYQSYTQVCANIFIALLLWFVSARCDILSSRFRAVTKFAELRACIEEHQELLWYGKKVTLSVRYVMLASLAVSTIVIIFTGCTFLSRQPISVKATFLIFFISSLAKVYLCAWPADHLLSASTDITHATYDSMWYNGKVDFQKNFVHILLRGQEPIAVNVPCMLPTVSLNYYASYVSTAFSYLATFRVILEEDD
- the LOC126857319 gene encoding uncharacterized protein LOC126857319, whose amino-acid sequence is MRAAPTLDKIIAFLKVDLMFACCWPLPPTATKFQIIRDRIFRFLSGVNGAFIIIELIYSISNHLDNVYLIMQLACALGIFCEVPLQIFLFTQQHDRLQSVICTMEDCYKRANAEEKNVFQQYINKYILLYGTTLTLTAASLVGSLLVPLIRSRMFPLEIEYPFRVDYQPMTAIIYFHQALGMYQVSCQVSANVFLALLLWFTTARFEILSNKFRTITKYSEWKTYIQEHQEILRYATEMSNSIAHVVLSSLGVSTVTLVFGGVTFLSRFPLPVKIQYIIVCSTSLTKVLLCAWPAEYLMRTSSNIAEAAYNSLWYNQSIDSRKIMLYTLLRCQRGVVISVPGLLKALSFQHYACYLSTAFSYLTTFRIILSDDDKV